One segment of Triticum aestivum cultivar Chinese Spring chromosome 2A, IWGSC CS RefSeq v2.1, whole genome shotgun sequence DNA contains the following:
- the LOC123184833 gene encoding S-locus-specific glycoprotein S13-like gives MFIMPLLLIAFTSLFFYLSAPPSFAAATATILPGQALAVGDKLVSENGRYALGFFDTSSTKSPQSTSSWHLGIWFNTVPKFASAWAANREKPIKNTTSLQLTISTDGNLVIQNRSTKSIFWSTQADVKRNGTIAMLLSNGNLILRNSSNSSHILWQSFDDPTDTLLPGAKLGFDRLTGLDRGLVSWKNRVSPASGAYCNGLDPSGADQFLLTRLDSSMSYWSSGVWNGNSFVSYPGNNTPNQASYNLTFVDNEREKYVVESLADENAVFRHVIDASGQAKGYVWGKKFYETRSHGLAGETHPDG, from the coding sequence ATGTTCATCATGCCTCTCCTCCTCATAGCTTTCACCTCACTCTTCTTCTACCTGAGCGCCCCTCCAAGTTTCGCCGCCGCGACGGCCACCATCTTACCCGGCCAAGCACTTGCCGTCGGCGACAAGCTCGTCTCCGAAAACGGCAGGTACGCGCTCGGCTTCTTTGACACAAGCAGCACCAAATCCCCCCAGAGCACCAGTAGCTGGCACCTAGGCATATGGTTCAACACAGTCCCCAAATTTGCTTCCGCTTGGGCTGCGAACAGAGAGAAGCCAATCAAAAACACCACCTCGCTGCAACTCACAATCTCCACCGATGGCAACCTCGTCATCCAAAACCGCTCCACCAAGTCCATATTCTGGTCCACCCAAGCAGACGTGAAAAGAAACGGCACCATTGCCATGCTCTTGAGCAATGGAAACCTCATCCTAAGGAACTCCTCAAACTCGTCGCACATCTTGTGGCAAAGCTTTGACGACCCCACGGATACACTTTTACCCGGGGCGAAGCTTGGATTCGACAGGCTAACCGGCCTGGATCGTGGTCTGGTTTCATGGAAAAACAGGGTCAGCCCGGCTAGTGGTGCGTACTGCAACGGGTTAGACCCCAGCGGTGCAGACCAGTTCTTGCTTACACGGCTCGACTCCTCCATGTCATATTGGTCAAGCGGTGTGTGGAACGGGAACTCCTTTGTGTCGTATCCTGGGAATAATACCCCAAACCAGGCTTCTTACAATTTGACTTTTGTTGACAATGAACGAGAGAAGTATGTCGTTGAGAGCTTAGCCGACGAGAATGCGGTTTTTCGGCATGTAATTGATGCCTCTGGTCAGGCCAAGGGGTACGTTTGgggaaaaaaattctatgaaaccaggtctcacggattagcaggtgagacccatcctgatggatga